Proteins encoded within one genomic window of Leptolyngbya sp. SIO1E4:
- a CDS encoding phage tail protein — protein sequence MAENEVLANSRFYFELDGMTELVVKKVSGIQVTLEAAGDMKSFGVTKGGKSQMQATVSGVTSGTLSVEFVATIEDKSLHDWYRASHSAGGPMSGGFSENKGERKNASLTVYTQGGDDAAKWQFTGVMPKSYKTSKMEPGSTELFVETVEIVYETCHRTL from the coding sequence ATGGCAGAGAATGAGGTTCTAGCAAATTCCCGGTTTTACTTTGAACTCGACGGCATGACGGAACTGGTCGTCAAAAAGGTGAGTGGCATTCAAGTCACTCTGGAAGCCGCAGGTGACATGAAGTCGTTTGGCGTGACGAAAGGTGGCAAGAGCCAAATGCAAGCAACCGTGAGTGGCGTCACCAGTGGCACCCTCTCCGTTGAATTTGTCGCCACGATTGAAGATAAATCGCTCCATGATTGGTATCGCGCCTCTCACTCAGCGGGTGGCCCGATGAGTGGGGGTTTTTCCGAGAATAAAGGAGAACGTAAAAATGCCTCGTTAACGGTCTATACCCAGGGCGGCGATGATGCGGCTAAATGGCAATTTACGGGGGTGATGCCCAAGTCCTACAAGACTTCAAAAATGGAACCGGGCAGCACTGAGCTGTTTGTTGAAACCGTGGAAATCGTTTATGAAACCTGCCATCGCACGTTGTAA
- a CDS encoding phage tail protein: protein MQLLESSVNNGVSAWKREPGSLSLVSASETRLRLCPGEPSELVVQITNLSAHALHIDLQVSGLFPGRCFTDVEGGELPARGRIEAVLRFELAADFFEARFALDPGQKAVLDYPQVLQVYARTPPVELGGDRAAGTLLAETVFSLHIRPDSRYLNYLPTVYREVDLIGRLLKLFEQAFDPSIQTLELLWAYLDPLTTPETLLPFLAYWVGWPSHIPWSLGQQRRLIRRALEIYRWRGTRWGLRLYLHLYTNLPLDAPETPESEKHISIQETFSQGFVLASARLGETTLLGGGRPFHFIVRLRSPTPQDEPLIRTIIEQEKPAFCTYELYLEERH from the coding sequence ATGCAGCTGTTGGAATCGTCCGTTAACAACGGCGTCTCTGCTTGGAAACGTGAACCGGGCAGCCTCAGCCTGGTGTCAGCCTCTGAGACGCGTTTGCGGCTTTGTCCTGGGGAACCCAGTGAACTGGTTGTGCAGATTACGAATCTGAGCGCTCACGCCCTGCACATTGATCTGCAGGTGAGTGGGCTGTTTCCAGGTCGATGTTTTACCGATGTAGAAGGGGGAGAACTCCCCGCCAGGGGGAGAATTGAGGCGGTTCTGCGGTTTGAGTTGGCGGCGGATTTCTTTGAAGCGCGATTCGCCTTAGACCCGGGCCAGAAAGCCGTGCTGGACTACCCACAAGTTTTGCAGGTGTATGCCCGCACTCCCCCGGTTGAGTTGGGGGGCGATCGAGCAGCGGGGACGCTCTTGGCAGAGACGGTCTTCAGCCTGCACATTCGACCCGATAGCCGTTACCTCAACTATTTGCCGACGGTTTATCGAGAAGTCGATTTGATCGGTCGTTTACTCAAACTGTTTGAGCAAGCCTTTGATCCCTCTATTCAGACCCTGGAGTTACTTTGGGCCTACCTCGACCCGCTGACCACCCCTGAAACCTTACTGCCGTTTTTGGCCTATTGGGTGGGCTGGCCAAGTCATATTCCTTGGAGCTTAGGTCAGCAGCGGCGCTTAATTCGTCGGGCTCTGGAAATTTATCGTTGGCGAGGCACTCGATGGGGGCTGAGACTCTATTTACATCTGTATACGAATTTGCCGCTGGATGCTCCCGAAACCCCAGAATCTGAGAAGCACATCAGTATTCAAGAGACCTTCAGCCAGGGGTTTGTTCTAGCGTCTGCCCGGTTGGGGGAAACCACCCTGCTCGGGGGGGGCCGTCCCTTCCACTTTATTGTTCGCTTGCGATCGCCCACGCCTCAGGATGAACCCTTGATTCGAACCATTATTGAGCAAGAAAAGCCTGCTTTTTGTACGTATGAACTCTATCTGGAGGAACGGCACTGA
- a CDS encoding VgrG-related protein: protein MPQSTYISEISLDIQGQKAPDALMEDLLQVIVEESLHLPGMFTLIINNAYAPGQEDGKFWKHEDLFEIGKSIKIGFKSSATKAQAYEEQISGDVLEGEITAIEANFTSGSQAPIIIRGYDVSHRLNRGRFNRSFQNMTDSDVVKKVIGEVGISAGTIDDSGAPHDYIFQENQNNMEFLRERAARNGFELFVQNSKLNFRKPKVDDSLSLKWLQDLNSFHVRISSAEQVGSVEVRGWDYEQKKAIVATQSSEKVLTETEYGSGKDTSSAFKEKPADPKMIVVDQPVFTAKEADAIAQAIFDELGGEFVHADAKAEGNPDIRPGRVVELKEMGKYSGKYYVTDVRHLLRERIYSTEFSVRGLRGGDLLSILAPPVRPRAGQTLMVGIVTENNDPEGLGRVRVKCPTLTEDHESNWARVVAPGAGTDRGFDCLPEIEDEVLVAFEHGNIHRPYVIGGVWNGQDKPPEAIQETVSSSKVRLRTFKTRTGHTLQFIEEDKGGSKKGIHLMSVYGHEIYLNDSEKAIEIKTKGGHTLKLDDQGRAIQMKSTGKISLEAPQDITLKVGGSTVQLTPIGVTVKGTQTQITGDAQTQVEGSMVTVSAKAIASLKAATIKLN, encoded by the coding sequence ATGCCCCAATCCACCTACATATCAGAAATTAGTTTAGATATTCAAGGACAAAAAGCTCCTGACGCCCTCATGGAGGATCTGCTTCAAGTGATTGTGGAAGAAAGCCTCCATTTGCCGGGCATGTTTACCCTGATTATTAATAACGCCTATGCCCCTGGGCAAGAAGACGGCAAGTTCTGGAAGCATGAAGACCTCTTTGAAATTGGCAAATCTATCAAAATTGGGTTTAAGTCCAGTGCAACCAAGGCCCAAGCGTATGAAGAACAAATTTCAGGCGATGTTTTAGAGGGCGAAATTACAGCCATAGAAGCCAACTTCACATCCGGCTCGCAAGCCCCCATTATCATCCGAGGCTATGACGTTTCCCATCGTCTCAATCGAGGGCGTTTTAACCGCTCTTTTCAAAATATGACCGACAGCGATGTGGTCAAAAAAGTGATTGGGGAAGTGGGCATTTCAGCTGGCACCATTGATGACAGCGGTGCCCCCCACGACTACATTTTTCAAGAAAACCAAAACAACATGGAATTTTTGAGGGAACGGGCTGCCCGCAATGGGTTTGAACTGTTTGTTCAAAATAGCAAGCTGAATTTTCGTAAGCCGAAAGTGGATGATTCCCTGTCGCTGAAGTGGCTACAAGACTTAAACAGTTTTCATGTGCGGATCAGTAGCGCTGAACAGGTGGGCAGTGTCGAGGTCAGAGGGTGGGATTATGAACAGAAAAAGGCGATCGTGGCAACGCAGTCTTCTGAAAAAGTCTTAACTGAAACGGAATACGGCAGTGGCAAAGACACCAGTAGCGCCTTTAAGGAAAAGCCCGCAGATCCTAAGATGATTGTGGTTGATCAGCCTGTTTTTACCGCGAAAGAAGCTGACGCCATTGCCCAGGCAATTTTTGATGAGCTGGGGGGAGAATTTGTTCACGCTGATGCCAAAGCCGAGGGCAATCCCGACATTCGCCCGGGACGGGTTGTTGAGCTCAAAGAAATGGGCAAATACAGCGGCAAATACTATGTCACAGACGTGCGGCATCTCCTGCGGGAGCGAATCTATTCCACAGAATTCAGCGTTCGTGGCCTGCGAGGGGGGGATCTGCTCTCCATTTTGGCCCCCCCAGTCAGACCCCGGGCTGGGCAGACGCTCATGGTCGGAATCGTCACTGAGAATAATGACCCCGAAGGGTTAGGCCGGGTTCGGGTCAAATGCCCGACCCTCACGGAAGACCATGAAAGCAACTGGGCCAGAGTGGTGGCGCCAGGGGCCGGTACCGACCGAGGCTTTGACTGTTTACCAGAGATTGAAGATGAAGTGTTGGTCGCCTTTGAGCATGGCAATATTCACCGGCCCTATGTCATCGGTGGCGTGTGGAATGGTCAAGATAAGCCCCCTGAAGCCATTCAAGAAACGGTCTCTAGCAGCAAAGTCAGGCTCAGAACCTTCAAAACTCGGACAGGGCATACGCTGCAATTTATTGAAGAAGATAAGGGCGGCAGCAAAAAAGGCATTCACTTAATGAGCGTGTACGGCCATGAAATTTATCTAAACGATAGTGAAAAAGCCATTGAAATTAAGACGAAGGGAGGACATACGCTGAAATTAGACGATCAAGGTCGAGCCATTCAGATGAAATCTACCGGAAAGATTTCGCTGGAAGCGCCCCAAGATATCACCTTGAAAGTAGGAGGGTCCACCGTTCAATTAACCCCCATAGGCGTCACGGTTAAAGGGACCCAAACTCAAATCACCGGCGATGCCCAGACCCAAGTGGAAGGGAGCATGGTGACCGTTTCGGCTAAGGCGATCGCTAGCCTTAAAGCCGCCACTATCAAGCTCAATTAG
- a CDS encoding GPW/gp25 family protein: MPEPADIKTTIGQGISFPTRVNVQGGLKLSGSATSIEESIYLILRTNIGERVYRPDFGSRLSEVVFAPLNTQTLLLIRLYVEEALKLWEPRITLDEIRTDPDPVQGRVDIVITYFPKDSSDRRSLVYPFYLLPPDGQE, from the coding sequence ATGCCAGAACCCGCCGACATCAAAACTACCATTGGCCAAGGCATCAGCTTCCCCACCCGAGTGAATGTTCAAGGGGGGCTGAAACTGAGTGGTTCGGCAACCAGTATCGAAGAATCGATCTATCTCATTTTGAGAACGAATATTGGTGAGCGCGTGTATCGCCCTGACTTTGGGTCTCGGCTTTCAGAAGTTGTGTTTGCGCCCCTGAATACCCAGACCCTCCTCTTGATTCGGCTGTATGTGGAGGAAGCCCTCAAGCTGTGGGAACCCCGCATCACCCTAGACGAAATTCGGACGGATCCGGATCCCGTGCAAGGTCGAGTTGACATCGTCATTACGTACTTCCCGAAGGATAGCTCTGATCGGCGCAGCCTCGTCTATCCGTTCTATCTATTGCCCCCCGATGGACAGGAGTAG
- a CDS encoding phage tail assembly protein has translation MSEVDPLITHFDFSLPRGLMDASGIVHRQGKMRLATAKDELIVDKDPRGQGSPTYRTLLMFSQVITQLGTLTQIIPEQLEGLFTKDLAYLREFYNRINQQESAMISTQCPLCRHGFNVELILSGESSATP, from the coding sequence ATGTCTGAAGTTGATCCGTTAATCACACACTTTGATTTTTCTCTGCCACGAGGGCTGATGGATGCCTCGGGCATCGTTCATCGTCAGGGGAAAATGCGCCTTGCCACCGCTAAAGATGAGTTGATTGTCGATAAGGATCCCCGTGGCCAAGGGTCTCCGACGTATCGAACGCTGCTCATGTTTTCCCAGGTGATTACTCAGCTTGGAACCCTCACCCAGATAATTCCTGAACAGCTTGAGGGGTTATTTACGAAAGATTTGGCGTATCTTAGAGAGTTTTACAATCGAATTAATCAGCAAGAGAGCGCGATGATTTCGACTCAATGCCCCTTGTGTCGTCATGGATTCAACGTGGAGCTGATATTGTCGGGGGAATCATCAGCTACCCCTTAG
- a CDS encoding phage tail protein, which translates to MRPENFGQNYIMTNRFYVEMESELKASFTECSGLDVTIQNDTFSEGGVNEQQRVLLKQVKFTEITLKRGMTDDLTFWEWINKVLETGRAERRNISILVFNQAGETMQAWTLQGAVPVGWKTQALQADGTSVNIEELKLAFEGLKVTAKGGGGVTAPVSRDQKTGYFEES; encoded by the coding sequence ATGAGGCCCGAAAATTTTGGTCAAAACTACATCATGACCAATCGCTTTTACGTGGAAATGGAAAGCGAGTTAAAAGCCTCTTTCACAGAATGTTCAGGTCTAGATGTCACCATCCAAAATGACACCTTTTCTGAAGGCGGCGTCAACGAGCAGCAGCGTGTTTTGCTGAAACAGGTCAAGTTTACGGAAATCACCCTTAAGCGCGGGATGACGGACGATCTCACTTTCTGGGAATGGATTAATAAAGTCCTTGAAACAGGCCGAGCCGAACGGCGCAATATTAGCATTCTGGTATTTAACCAGGCGGGGGAAACGATGCAAGCTTGGACTCTGCAAGGGGCAGTTCCTGTGGGCTGGAAAACACAGGCGCTGCAGGCCGATGGTACGTCAGTCAATATTGAAGAATTGAAATTGGCCTTTGAAGGCTTAAAGGTCACGGCGAAAGGCGGGGGCGGCGTCACCGCTCCGGTATCACGGGATCAGAAAACGGGTTATTTTGAAGAGTCTTAA
- a CDS encoding DUF4280 domain-containing protein: MALQVSMGATMQCTFGAAPSSLVVIPKGPPTLAGGPLAANILDHVPMMNILPFGLCSSIANPTVATATSAALGVLTPMPCIPVTPTPWAPGSPMVLINNAPALNNTSKCLCTWGGVISILNPGQVTVSIP, encoded by the coding sequence ATGGCACTTCAAGTTTCTATGGGGGCCACCATGCAATGCACCTTTGGTGCTGCTCCGAGTTCCTTAGTGGTGATTCCGAAAGGCCCCCCCACCCTGGCGGGAGGCCCCTTGGCCGCCAACATTCTGGATCACGTGCCGATGATGAATATTTTGCCGTTTGGCCTGTGTTCCTCGATCGCCAATCCGACCGTCGCGACGGCGACCAGTGCGGCTTTGGGCGTTCTCACCCCGATGCCCTGCATCCCCGTGACCCCCACGCCTTGGGCCCCCGGCTCCCCGATGGTGCTGATTAACAATGCCCCGGCCCTGAACAACACATCAAAATGCCTGTGTACATGGGGTGGGGTTATTTCTATCCTGAACCCCGGACAGGTCACTGTTTCAATTCCTTAG
- a CDS encoding CHASE2 domain-containing protein, translated as MSTGDNPSRTQPKHQGGIKRLLQTVVLTSLGVTIGLTGFRLLGFFENLEIATYDMFIRRQPIAPLDDRLLVVGISEADIQGRQEYPIKEGTVVELITALERYEPRAIALDFALDFPQGSDADRAQLTQLLASRDRIVSACLMSSEQSPGVPPAPGILDELVGFAGFPQDSDGITRRSLLVSTPTAVLVDEVQRSHLCNQPGEELLSLSLLLADIYLADEDIWTEQTETGELAWGSTVVPRLFERSGGYVSSGATDYQVMLNYRAPRDAVRQVSLTDVLQDQVDADWIRDRIVLVGYTSPVVGDILTTPYTETTPGFRGMFGVMVHAQATSQLLSAVLDGRPLIRSWPELGEIGLMFGGSLLGGLVVFYGRRFSLCVGGSVVIVALLWGISYFAFVQGVWLPAVPMTAAVLVTAVAAAMVGQARNSVYVQAIVDQLKAEMTGQTAMQPFDRRDRLDDLVRRAQAIRQQRAIEEVLDRKEVVRAEVDPLQMKFHSPEVQTFYEQIKTQLQQKFNEEKATLESQAKRQKTSSKSAKLQSLLRKSQNARKAQSISPVSNSGSAHD; from the coding sequence ATGTCAACTGGTGACAACCCCTCGAGGACTCAACCTAAACATCAGGGAGGAATCAAGCGCCTCTTACAAACGGTTGTGTTGACGAGTTTAGGGGTCACGATTGGGCTAACCGGGTTTCGGTTGCTGGGCTTTTTTGAGAATCTAGAAATTGCCACTTACGACATGTTCATCCGTCGTCAACCGATCGCCCCTTTAGACGATCGCCTCTTAGTGGTTGGCATTAGCGAAGCCGATATTCAAGGTCGGCAAGAATACCCCATCAAAGAAGGTACCGTGGTTGAGTTAATCACGGCTTTAGAGCGCTACGAACCCCGAGCCATTGCCCTCGACTTTGCGCTGGATTTTCCCCAAGGCAGCGATGCTGACCGGGCTCAGCTGACGCAACTGTTGGCGAGTCGCGATCGCATCGTGTCCGCCTGCCTCATGAGTTCTGAACAGTCTCCGGGGGTGCCCCCCGCACCGGGGATTCTGGATGAGCTGGTTGGGTTTGCGGGGTTTCCCCAAGACAGTGATGGCATTACCCGCCGCAGCCTCTTAGTTTCTACTCCTACAGCCGTGTTGGTGGATGAAGTGCAGCGATCGCACCTGTGCAACCAACCGGGAGAAGAGCTGCTGTCTTTGAGCCTTTTGCTAGCCGACATCTATTTGGCGGATGAGGATATTTGGACGGAACAAACGGAAACTGGGGAGCTGGCCTGGGGAAGCACCGTTGTCCCCCGGTTGTTTGAACGCTCCGGCGGGTATGTCAGCAGCGGAGCGACTGATTATCAAGTCATGCTGAACTACCGGGCCCCCCGAGATGCTGTGCGGCAGGTGAGCCTCACAGATGTTTTGCAAGATCAGGTGGATGCCGACTGGATTCGCGATCGCATTGTATTAGTGGGCTATACCTCACCGGTGGTGGGAGACATCTTAACCACCCCCTATACCGAAACGACCCCTGGCTTTCGTGGCATGTTTGGGGTGATGGTGCATGCCCAGGCCACCAGCCAGCTCCTGAGCGCGGTGTTAGATGGCCGACCGCTGATTCGCAGCTGGCCCGAGCTGGGGGAAATTGGACTGATGTTTGGGGGCAGTTTACTGGGCGGGTTAGTGGTTTTTTATGGCCGCCGCTTCAGCCTTTGTGTAGGCGGGAGCGTCGTCATTGTGGCACTGCTCTGGGGGATCTCGTATTTTGCCTTTGTTCAGGGGGTGTGGCTGCCTGCCGTCCCCATGACGGCGGCGGTATTGGTCACAGCCGTGGCAGCGGCCATGGTCGGTCAGGCTCGCAATAGTGTGTATGTTCAGGCGATTGTTGACCAGCTCAAAGCTGAGATGACGGGGCAAACGGCCATGCAACCGTTTGACCGCCGCGATCGCTTAGATGATCTGGTCCGGCGTGCCCAAGCCATTCGTCAGCAACGCGCAATTGAGGAGGTGTTAGACCGCAAAGAGGTGGTTCGCGCTGAAGTAGACCCCCTACAGATGAAGTTTCATTCCCCGGAGGTACAAACTTTTTATGAGCAAATTAAAACTCAGCTACAGCAAAAATTTAATGAAGAAAAAGCCACGCTAGAAAGCCAAGCAAAACGACAAAAGACGTCGAGCAAATCAGCCAAATTACAGTCTCTGCTGAGAAAATCTCAAAATGCTCGCAAGGCTCAATCTATTTCGCCGGTTTCTAACTCTGGTTCGGCCCATGACTAA
- a CDS encoding phage tail protein yields the protein MPELKPVTTSRFYVELDGMTDKLLKSVQEVTFQGQVKGNDKPLMSTKSGKTLRQSTSTGFEENPNVTLEVYLMKDDKDFYTWMQDTMPTSYSGAGSGGGKWSDQRKNGAIVAYDPGDKEIMRWELKNAWVKSYKVSDFAADGTDLAYETYELVCEDIKRVK from the coding sequence ATGCCTGAACTCAAACCAGTAACCACCAGTCGGTTCTATGTTGAACTGGATGGGATGACAGATAAGCTCTTGAAAAGTGTGCAGGAGGTCACCTTTCAAGGGCAAGTCAAGGGTAATGATAAACCGCTGATGTCGACGAAAAGTGGCAAAACGCTGCGTCAAAGTACCTCGACCGGGTTTGAAGAAAATCCCAACGTGACGCTTGAGGTTTACCTCATGAAGGATGACAAGGATTTTTACACGTGGATGCAAGATACAATGCCCACGAGCTATAGCGGTGCGGGCTCGGGCGGCGGGAAATGGTCCGATCAGCGTAAAAACGGAGCCATTGTTGCCTACGACCCTGGTGATAAGGAAATCATGCGCTGGGAACTCAAAAATGCCTGGGTGAAAAGTTACAAGGTTTCTGATTTTGCGGCCGATGGCACCGACTTGGCCTATGAAACTTACGAACTTGTTTGTGAAGATATCAAGCGCGTGAAATAA
- a CDS encoding putative baseplate assembly protein, translating into MQFDFLPNLPKSDLDDRTFKDLVDECILRIPRYCPEWTNHNPADPGITLIELFAWLTDQMLLRFNQVPRRNYVAFLELLGIRLQPPAPAHTEATFYLSRPQSVQDRIPDVPAGTEVATERTETEEAIIFSTDHALAIGVPRLVHFLTTETTQPEPQRLRDRLMNFWTQDSDGRWTGPAQSIFQAYPDVGNCFYLVFDPAEPLDGNVIVLEVEGEAAGSTGINPDDPPLCWEAWDGLTWQPILLMPADDGTRGFSFDDDGQGLQTGIRQAEVTLHLPINWPSTYFSNYHGRWVRCTYSPSPYAEQAGYSRSPQLTALNARSVGGTSPVSQCRLIRNELLGESTGKPGQSFQLQNGSILPRREGEHLIVTSSVGLQEEIWQEVQDFSDSGPNDRHYTLDSITGQIQFGPLIRESAKLKEETQFRRQIQLQGAPVMAPELSSLEALERQYGAVPARGTTLRMAAYRTGGGEQGNVQQSTLRILKSAVPYVARVENHAPAINGANAESLEEAVIRVPSFLRTRERAVTPEDFETLACQSSRAVARANCPRQQPEAGAVLLLLVPRTNTAGIDDSEGIAPERLVLSPQLRTEVLTYLDDRRLLGVEVKLTEPQYVGVSVQAEVGIDLQQYATLQAQQALTRSLETQLYRFLNPLTGGLHGDGWDFGAPLYKSDIVGLLQQTPGVRYLGTVELFALFRDDETWIRTLVTEGAINPGPSGLICSWADPNLRSAHAISLRY; encoded by the coding sequence ATGCAGTTCGACTTTTTGCCCAACTTGCCCAAATCGGATCTCGATGATCGAACCTTTAAGGATCTCGTCGATGAGTGCATCCTCAGGATCCCCCGCTACTGCCCTGAGTGGACAAACCATAATCCTGCGGATCCGGGCATTACGCTGATTGAACTGTTTGCCTGGTTAACCGACCAGATGTTGCTGCGGTTTAACCAGGTGCCTCGGCGGAACTATGTCGCCTTTCTCGAACTTCTGGGCATTCGGCTGCAGCCTCCGGCCCCGGCTCACACCGAGGCGACCTTTTATCTCAGTCGTCCTCAAAGCGTGCAAGATCGCATCCCCGATGTGCCTGCAGGCACTGAGGTGGCGACCGAACGCACGGAAACTGAAGAGGCGATTATTTTCAGTACCGATCACGCCTTAGCCATCGGGGTGCCGCGTTTGGTGCACTTCCTCACCACCGAGACGACCCAGCCAGAACCCCAGCGGTTGCGCGATCGCCTGATGAACTTCTGGACACAAGATTCAGACGGTCGTTGGACCGGGCCAGCTCAATCGATTTTTCAAGCCTATCCAGACGTGGGTAACTGCTTTTATCTGGTGTTTGATCCGGCAGAACCCCTGGATGGCAATGTCATTGTGCTTGAGGTAGAAGGGGAGGCCGCCGGGTCTACGGGCATCAACCCAGATGATCCCCCCCTCTGTTGGGAGGCCTGGGATGGCCTGACCTGGCAGCCCATTTTGTTAATGCCTGCCGATGACGGCACCCGAGGATTTAGCTTTGATGACGATGGCCAGGGCTTGCAAACCGGTATCCGTCAGGCAGAGGTGACGCTGCACTTACCGATCAACTGGCCCTCCACTTATTTCTCGAACTACCATGGTCGCTGGGTGCGCTGTACCTACAGCCCTTCCCCCTATGCCGAACAAGCCGGGTATAGCCGCTCTCCCCAACTCACCGCCTTAAATGCCCGCAGCGTCGGCGGCACCAGCCCCGTTAGTCAATGTCGCCTCATCCGCAATGAACTGTTGGGGGAAAGTACGGGTAAGCCAGGTCAGTCCTTCCAGCTGCAAAACGGCTCTATTTTGCCTCGCCGGGAAGGGGAGCATCTCATTGTCACCTCCTCGGTGGGCCTGCAGGAGGAAATTTGGCAAGAAGTTCAAGACTTCTCAGACTCTGGCCCCAACGATCGCCACTACACCCTCGACTCGATTACCGGACAAATTCAGTTTGGCCCCCTGATTCGAGAATCGGCAAAGCTCAAGGAAGAAACTCAGTTTCGGCGGCAGATTCAACTGCAAGGGGCGCCAGTGATGGCCCCAGAGCTGTCTAGTTTAGAGGCACTGGAGCGGCAATATGGAGCGGTGCCTGCCCGGGGCACCACCCTGCGCATGGCCGCCTACCGGACGGGGGGCGGTGAACAAGGCAACGTGCAGCAGAGCACCTTACGGATTCTCAAATCAGCGGTGCCCTACGTGGCCCGTGTCGAAAACCATGCTCCTGCCATTAATGGCGCCAATGCAGAATCTTTAGAAGAAGCCGTCATTCGAGTCCCTAGCTTTCTGCGCACCCGAGAACGCGCCGTTACCCCAGAGGATTTTGAAACCCTGGCGTGCCAGTCTAGCCGCGCCGTTGCCCGCGCCAATTGCCCGCGCCAACAGCCCGAAGCCGGGGCCGTTCTCCTACTGCTGGTGCCCCGCACCAATACCGCTGGGATCGATGACAGTGAAGGGATTGCCCCAGAGCGCTTAGTGCTGAGTCCACAGCTCCGCACCGAGGTGCTCACCTATCTGGACGATCGCCGACTGCTGGGGGTTGAGGTCAAACTGACCGAGCCCCAGTATGTTGGGGTGTCTGTCCAGGCAGAAGTGGGCATTGATCTGCAGCAATACGCCACCCTCCAGGCTCAGCAGGCGTTAACGCGATCGTTAGAAACCCAGCTATATCGCTTCTTGAACCCCCTCACCGGCGGCCTCCACGGAGACGGGTGGGACTTTGGGGCGCCCCTGTATAAGTCTGATATTGTGGGCCTGCTGCAGCAAACGCCGGGGGTTCGATATTTGGGGACGGTCGAACTCTTTGCCCTGTTTCGGGATGATGAAACCTGGATCCGCACCCTGGTTACAGAAGGGGCGATTAATCCGGGCCCGTCTGGGCTGATTTGCTCATGGGCAGATCCCAATTTGCGCTCTGCCCATGCCATCAGCCTGCGCTATTGA
- a CDS encoding phage tail protein has protein sequence MTNFEVLTSSRFYLELKLQGSNDLIDGYFMECRGFKRTQQAIEIAEVTAQRWGSKPAERGRVIRTKLPSNAKSEDLTLRYGMTISPTMWKWFQAVEQGHWAKQFRNGDLTIYNQGGDIHARFRFLGAWPISYKIADTKAGENDFQIEELDLAIDEFLRVQPDGNEYS, from the coding sequence ATGACGAATTTTGAGGTTTTAACCAGTTCACGATTCTACTTAGAGTTGAAACTTCAGGGTTCCAACGACTTAATTGATGGTTACTTTATGGAATGCCGGGGGTTTAAACGCACACAGCAGGCGATCGAAATTGCTGAAGTCACCGCTCAAAGATGGGGCAGTAAACCCGCTGAGAGGGGGCGCGTGATCCGCACTAAGCTGCCCAGCAATGCCAAAAGTGAAGACCTGACGCTGCGCTATGGAATGACGATATCACCCACCATGTGGAAATGGTTTCAAGCCGTTGAGCAGGGCCATTGGGCCAAGCAGTTTAGAAATGGCGATTTGACAATTTATAACCAAGGCGGCGATATTCATGCGCGCTTTCGATTTCTCGGAGCTTGGCCGATAAGTTACAAAATTGCGGATACCAAAGCCGGCGAAAATGATTTTCAGATTGAAGAGTTGGACTTAGCCATTGATGAATTTTTGCGCGTTCAACCTGACGGCAACGAGTATTCTTGA